The Latilactobacillus sakei subsp. sakei DSM 20017 = JCM 1157 genome includes a window with the following:
- a CDS encoding LacI family DNA-binding transcriptional regulator: protein MKKADKTTVTIRTIAQLANVSHMTVSRALNDSELVKPATKEKILAIAKEIGYVPNINAKSLVTNRSYMIGIFFTNLETGTSNSFMTDVVAQAQSVLPKSYSLSINSVAKAMAGQYISINNYDGIIVISQSKSDYDFIEYVHNLGLPLVVLNRVIERDDINNYAIGDRLGGELATNYAIQMGHRKLALIRGIDSFESSVQRTNGFMQAVEANGIAVDPTLIKVGDYRPESGHELMREILASGNIPSCVICENDDMAVGAISACVELGYQIPRDISFIGFDDMAYAKFITPSLTTIKKPTAQIIEMGVAKLMAIVEGEQSDVEQKIVDPEMVIRQSVVNLYQH, encoded by the coding sequence GTGAAAAAGGCTGATAAGACAACCGTCACGATTCGAACGATTGCACAACTTGCAAACGTCTCGCATATGACGGTTTCACGAGCACTGAATGATAGTGAGCTGGTAAAACCAGCCACGAAGGAGAAAATTTTAGCGATCGCCAAGGAGATCGGCTATGTGCCTAATATTAACGCGAAGAGTCTAGTGACAAATCGGTCTTATATGATTGGGATTTTCTTTACCAACCTTGAAACAGGGACTTCTAATAGCTTTATGACTGATGTTGTGGCCCAAGCGCAATCGGTACTGCCCAAGAGTTATTCGCTTTCGATTAATAGTGTCGCCAAAGCGATGGCTGGGCAGTATATTTCAATTAATAACTACGATGGGATTATCGTTATTAGTCAGTCTAAATCTGATTATGATTTTATTGAATATGTTCATAACCTAGGCTTACCGTTAGTTGTTTTGAACCGGGTGATCGAACGTGATGACATTAATAATTATGCGATTGGCGATCGATTAGGTGGTGAGTTAGCCACTAATTATGCGATTCAAATGGGCCACCGTAAGCTAGCGTTGATCCGGGGCATTGATTCGTTCGAATCATCCGTCCAGCGGACTAATGGGTTCATGCAAGCTGTTGAGGCGAATGGCATTGCAGTTGACCCGACACTAATTAAAGTCGGCGATTATCGACCAGAGAGTGGCCATGAATTGATGCGGGAGATTCTGGCGAGTGGTAATATTCCGTCCTGTGTTATTTGTGAGAATGATGATATGGCGGTTGGTGCGATTAGTGCCTGTGTTGAACTTGGTTATCAGATTCCACGCGATATCTCATTTATCGGGTTTGATGATATGGCATATGCCAAATTTATTACGCCGTCATTGACGACAATTAAAAAACCGACTGCCCAAATCATCGAAATGGGTGTCGCTAAATTAATGGCGATTGTTGAAGGCGAGCAATCAGACGTTGAACAAAAAATTGTTGATCCAGAAATGGTCATCAGACAATCAGTCGTTAATTTATATCAACACTAA
- the helD gene encoding RNA polymerase recycling motor HelD, with the protein MTDVQKSLEQSRLTEIIGLIKKAETHFEGAVKRAKSEEKEINENFFNDVRLNFNNDSAMTETAVSIEQQRQMLQERNHSWQQSSRQLATLQKMEKTPYFARVDFQEKGEPKSESIYIGLGSFTDTDDHFLIYDWRAPISSIYYEGKTGAVTYQTPDGPQDVNISLKRQFLIEDGQIKALFDTQETIGDQMLLEVLGEKSDTQMKSIVTTIQREQNQIIRNTDADLLFVQGAAGSGKTSAILQRIAFLLYRYRGNLDSSQVIMFSPNQLFNDYIADVLPELGEQNMIQMTYFQYVARRLPNMAVQSLFDQFETPVNETDGRISRLKESLVFYKAVKKYAAHLEKADMRFRDMKVKGRVLITKEHISEVYYRFNENYHLGNRLDATKESLLRTLSHKVDHETKADWVTEQAENMSDEEIRELMSGKDFKTGDAESKFIAKQIVLEAFKPVRRSIQRNRFLSIQAQYIHFLRVVPQLVKLADFDITEEQWQDHVTHFVAQLKAKQMTLQDVTPYLHLYDLMTGKKGERDMRFVFIDEIQDYTPYELAFLKLHFPKARFTLLGDLNQAIFTKGNSTNLLQQVQQLFDAQNTKVVQLTRSYRSTQQVTDFTKGLLKGGQAIEAFNRVGDKPNLIVRQSEAELVADVNRQLAANEADKLSTAIITKTLVQAQELTKMLKETGTKVTLIRSENQRLAAGTLVVPSFLAKGLEFDAIIGWQISAANYNHEDQRQLLYTICSRAMHRLTLLATDALSPLIDNVDPEKYTLTK; encoded by the coding sequence TTGACTGACGTACAGAAATCATTGGAACAAAGCCGATTAACAGAAATTATTGGTTTAATTAAAAAAGCTGAGACCCATTTTGAAGGGGCTGTTAAGCGCGCAAAATCGGAAGAAAAAGAAATTAACGAGAACTTCTTCAACGACGTTCGCCTTAACTTCAATAACGATTCCGCGATGACTGAAACCGCCGTTTCGATTGAACAGCAGCGGCAAATGCTACAAGAACGCAATCACTCGTGGCAACAATCTTCACGGCAATTGGCAACCTTGCAAAAGATGGAAAAGACGCCATACTTTGCCCGTGTTGATTTTCAAGAAAAGGGTGAACCTAAATCCGAATCAATTTATATCGGGTTAGGCTCATTTACAGATACCGACGATCATTTCTTAATTTATGATTGGCGGGCACCAATTTCATCAATTTACTATGAAGGTAAGACGGGCGCTGTGACGTACCAAACACCAGACGGTCCGCAAGATGTGAATATCTCACTTAAGCGTCAATTTTTGATTGAAGATGGCCAAATCAAGGCTTTATTTGATACGCAAGAAACGATTGGCGATCAAATGTTATTAGAAGTGTTAGGTGAAAAATCTGATACACAGATGAAGAGTATCGTGACGACGATTCAACGTGAACAAAATCAGATTATCCGTAATACCGATGCTGATTTGTTATTCGTTCAAGGGGCAGCTGGCTCAGGGAAAACGTCAGCTATCTTGCAACGCATCGCGTTTTTACTCTATCGCTATCGGGGCAATTTAGATTCGAGCCAAGTAATCATGTTCTCGCCTAACCAATTATTCAACGACTACATCGCAGATGTGTTGCCTGAATTGGGCGAACAAAATATGATTCAAATGACTTACTTCCAATATGTGGCGCGCCGGCTACCAAACATGGCGGTCCAGAGCCTCTTTGATCAATTCGAAACACCAGTTAACGAAACCGATGGCCGGATTAGTCGCTTGAAAGAAAGTCTCGTCTTTTATAAGGCTGTTAAAAAGTACGCTGCACATCTTGAAAAAGCCGACATGCGCTTCCGCGATATGAAGGTCAAGGGCCGCGTCTTGATTACGAAGGAACACATCAGCGAGGTTTATTACCGGTTTAATGAAAACTACCATCTCGGCAATCGATTAGATGCGACTAAAGAAAGTTTGTTGCGGACATTGAGCCACAAGGTCGATCACGAAACTAAGGCCGACTGGGTGACTGAGCAAGCCGAGAATATGAGTGATGAAGAAATCCGCGAATTGATGTCTGGTAAAGATTTCAAGACGGGTGATGCTGAAAGCAAGTTTATTGCTAAGCAGATCGTGCTAGAAGCGTTCAAACCCGTTCGCCGGTCTATTCAACGCAATCGCTTCTTAAGCATCCAGGCGCAATATATTCACTTCTTACGGGTTGTGCCACAACTTGTGAAGTTAGCCGATTTTGATATTACAGAAGAGCAATGGCAAGACCACGTCACTCATTTTGTCGCACAATTGAAGGCTAAGCAGATGACGTTGCAAGATGTCACACCTTATCTTCACCTCTACGATTTGATGACGGGTAAAAAAGGCGAACGTGATATGCGTTTTGTCTTCATCGATGAAATTCAAGATTACACGCCTTATGAATTGGCCTTCTTGAAGCTCCACTTCCCTAAGGCGCGCTTCACATTATTGGGCGATTTGAACCAAGCGATTTTCACTAAAGGTAATAGCACAAATCTCTTGCAACAAGTCCAACAATTATTTGATGCCCAAAATACAAAAGTGGTGCAATTAACACGTTCATACCGGTCAACGCAACAAGTGACCGACTTTACCAAGGGCTTATTAAAAGGTGGCCAAGCCATCGAAGCCTTCAACCGAGTTGGCGATAAACCAAACTTGATTGTGCGCCAATCAGAAGCTGAGTTAGTGGCTGATGTCAACCGCCAATTAGCAGCAAATGAAGCGGATAAATTATCGACGGCGATTATTACCAAGACATTGGTGCAAGCCCAAGAATTGACGAAGATGCTCAAGGAAACGGGAACCAAAGTCACCTTGATTCGTTCCGAAAACCAACGTTTAGCAGCCGGGACATTAGTGGTCCCAAGTTTCTTAGCTAAAGGTTTGGAATTCGATGCCATTATTGGCTGGCAAATCAGTGCCGCCAACTACAATCATGAAGATCAACGGCAATTGCTCTACACGATTTGTTCAAGAGCAATGCATCGCTTGACCTTGTTAGCCACTGATGCACTCTCACCACTGATTGATAATGTCGATCCAGAAAAATATACATTAACAAAATAA
- a CDS encoding proline-specific peptidase family protein, giving the protein MKQGTTILTLDNGYHLWTNTQGTGDIHLLCLHGGPGGNHEYWENFGKELADLGVQVHMYDQLGSFYSDQPDYSKPGNDQLLTYDYFLDEVEEVRQKLGIDNFYLIGQSWGGALVQMYAAKYGQHLKGAIISSMVDEIDEYVTNINKIREDIMTPEQLKFMQDCEAKNDYDNDEYQALVDKLNAGYVDRKQPLAISHLIPTMATDVYGVFQGDNEFVVTGKLKDWHFRDQLHKITVPTLITFGEHETMPIATAKIMAEKIPHSRLVTTPNGGHHHMIDNAPVYFDHLKTFIKDVESGNFKD; this is encoded by the coding sequence ATGAAACAAGGAACAACGATCCTCACATTGGATAATGGTTATCATTTGTGGACGAACACGCAAGGAACAGGCGATATTCACTTACTTTGCTTACACGGTGGCCCTGGTGGCAATCACGAATACTGGGAAAACTTCGGTAAGGAATTAGCTGATCTTGGTGTGCAAGTACACATGTACGACCAACTTGGTTCATTTTATTCTGATCAACCTGATTACTCAAAACCAGGCAATGACCAACTATTAACTTACGATTACTTCCTAGACGAAGTTGAAGAAGTCCGTCAAAAACTCGGCATCGACAACTTCTACTTAATCGGCCAATCATGGGGTGGCGCATTAGTTCAAATGTACGCTGCTAAATACGGCCAACACTTGAAGGGTGCCATCATCTCAAGTATGGTTGATGAAATCGACGAATATGTGACAAACATCAACAAAATTCGCGAAGATATCATGACCCCTGAACAATTAAAATTCATGCAAGACTGTGAAGCTAAGAACGATTACGATAACGACGAATACCAAGCACTTGTTGACAAATTAAACGCTGGTTACGTTGATCGTAAACAACCATTAGCTATCTCACATTTAATCCCAACAATGGCAACAGACGTTTATGGCGTCTTCCAAGGCGACAACGAATTCGTTGTGACTGGTAAATTGAAGGACTGGCACTTCCGTGACCAACTCCACAAGATTACTGTCCCAACATTAATCACATTTGGCGAACACGAAACAATGCCAATCGCAACAGCTAAGATCATGGCTGAAAAGATTCCACATTCACGTTTGGTGACAACACCAAATGGTGGTCATCATCATATGATTGATAACGCCCCAGTATACTTCGACCACTTGAAGACATTCATCAAGGACGTAGAAAGTGGCAACTTCAAAGACTAG
- a CDS encoding MarR family transcriptional regulator, producing the protein MANKVSTAISVDQFNEWYLKIGQIYHKINHITVSHDLSYDQYLIMRELKRIPSIEVTKLSRMFDITSPAISRKVNVLYKKKLITKKRSDIEDQRKVFICLTPLGEQLIEELEDDFEALFKEMIGEINQELMPLFKSTDCFYNYLSKKAQQQA; encoded by the coding sequence ATGGCAAACAAAGTAAGCACTGCAATCAGTGTAGATCAGTTTAATGAATGGTACCTTAAAATTGGTCAAATCTATCATAAAATTAATCATATTACGGTAAGCCATGATCTTAGTTATGACCAATATTTGATTATGCGAGAACTAAAGCGAATCCCTAGTATTGAAGTGACAAAGCTGTCCCGGATGTTTGATATTACGAGTCCGGCGATTTCGCGCAAGGTCAATGTCCTCTATAAAAAGAAATTGATTACTAAAAAGCGGAGCGATATTGAAGATCAACGGAAAGTTTTTATTTGTCTAACACCATTAGGTGAACAGTTAATTGAAGAGCTGGAAGATGATTTTGAAGCTTTATTTAAAGAAATGATTGGCGAAATTAATCAGGAACTAATGCCGCTTTTCAAAAGTACGGATTGTTTTTATAATTACCTTTCAAAAAAAGCACAGCAACAAGCCTAA
- the crcB gene encoding fluoride efflux transporter CrcB, producing the protein MKIKESLAVGSFAFFGGILRYLIGLVLNQPTGFPYGTLCVNLIGAFCLPFLMRYIVARLHLCDQLALAIGTGFFGAFTTFSSFSVDAIRLVNQQQWSAFAWYVGISMIGGVLLSLLADYWAVKLTHNPEEQEVSQ; encoded by the coding sequence ATGAAAATAAAAGAGAGTTTAGCCGTTGGCAGCTTTGCCTTTTTCGGTGGTATCTTGCGTTATTTAATCGGATTGGTATTGAATCAGCCAACTGGGTTTCCGTATGGGACTTTGTGCGTCAATTTAATTGGGGCGTTTTGCCTACCATTTTTGATGCGCTATATCGTGGCACGCTTACATTTGTGTGACCAATTAGCCTTGGCAATTGGGACTGGCTTTTTTGGTGCTTTCACAACGTTTTCGAGCTTTAGCGTCGACGCGATTCGATTGGTAAATCAGCAACAATGGTCAGCCTTTGCTTGGTATGTCGGGATTAGCATGATCGGGGGCGTCTTGTTGAGTTTACTAGCGGATTACTGGGCGGTTAAATTGACACACAACCCTGAAGAACAGGAGGTCTCACAATGA
- the uxaC gene encoding glucuronate isomerase yields MQLLDDDFLLDNDMAKTLYHDYAAQMPIIDFHCHLNPSEIYQNKNYTNITRIWLNEGTYGDHYKWRLMRANGVDEKYITGDGDDYLKFIEWAKTIENAYGNPLYEWTHLELRRFFHIDERLTAESAPRIWEKANQLLQTDDFKPRQLIKNSNVQVVCTTDDPASDLHYHQLLKPEEAANGFKTLPAMRPDQLMQIDRDGFGDYLKTLGKVAGVEIHDFETIVTALTQRFEFFNETGGRLSDHSLLTYHFEEATQAELDAIVAKGINNAALSEHEINQYLTMLLEALMKLNTQFNWTMQFHINSDRDLNRPMFAKIGPDTGYDAVGTQPDIVKHISALYTKMQQTEDVPKSIFYSLNSNDWLELATMMGCFQGGTTQKLQLGAGWWFNDTAEGMTQQLQVFAQQSLLPHFVGMLTDSRSFLSYPRHEYFRRVLCSFYGRLVEQGRVPNDAAELGRVVQNIAYNNAHDYFDFF; encoded by the coding sequence ATGCAATTATTAGATGATGATTTTCTCTTAGACAATGACATGGCCAAGACGTTATACCACGATTATGCAGCGCAAATGCCGATTATCGACTTTCACTGCCATTTGAACCCTTCAGAAATCTATCAAAATAAGAACTATACCAACATCACTCGCATCTGGTTGAACGAAGGGACGTACGGCGATCACTACAAGTGGCGTTTAATGCGTGCCAACGGCGTTGATGAAAAATATATCACCGGTGATGGCGATGATTATTTAAAATTTATCGAATGGGCTAAGACAATCGAAAATGCCTACGGTAATCCACTTTACGAATGGACGCATTTGGAATTACGCCGCTTTTTCCACATCGATGAACGTTTAACAGCGGAATCAGCACCCCGTATCTGGGAAAAGGCCAACCAACTCTTACAAACAGACGACTTCAAACCACGTCAATTGATAAAAAATTCAAATGTACAAGTGGTCTGCACAACTGATGATCCTGCTTCTGACTTACACTACCATCAGTTATTAAAACCGGAAGAAGCTGCCAACGGCTTTAAGACGTTACCCGCAATGCGCCCTGATCAATTGATGCAAATTGATCGTGACGGTTTTGGTGATTATTTGAAGACCCTTGGAAAAGTAGCTGGGGTTGAGATTCATGATTTTGAAACGATTGTAACAGCTTTGACGCAACGGTTCGAATTTTTCAATGAAACGGGCGGGCGCTTATCGGATCATTCGCTATTGACTTACCATTTTGAAGAAGCGACTCAAGCGGAATTGGATGCGATTGTTGCTAAAGGGATTAATAACGCTGCACTCAGTGAACACGAAATTAATCAATATTTGACGATGTTGTTAGAAGCATTGATGAAACTCAATACGCAATTCAACTGGACGATGCAATTCCATATCAATTCTGATCGTGATTTAAACCGCCCAATGTTCGCTAAAATTGGTCCTGACACGGGTTATGATGCTGTCGGGACACAACCTGACATTGTTAAACATATCAGCGCACTCTACACGAAGATGCAACAAACTGAAGACGTGCCTAAGTCAATTTTCTACTCACTAAACAGTAATGATTGGTTAGAATTGGCAACCATGATGGGCTGTTTCCAGGGTGGGACAACGCAAAAATTACAATTGGGCGCCGGCTGGTGGTTCAATGATACCGCCGAAGGGATGACCCAACAGTTACAAGTCTTCGCACAACAGAGCCTCCTACCACACTTTGTTGGGATGTTGACGGATTCCCGGAGTTTCCTATCATATCCACGCCACGAATACTTCAGACGTGTTTTATGTAGCTTCTATGGCCGCTTGGTAGAACAAGGTCGTGTGCCAAACGATGCTGCAGAATTAGGGCGTGTTGTTCAAAATATTGCCTATAATAATGCGCACGATTATTTCGACTTTTTTTAA
- a CDS encoding fluoride efflux transporter FluC, with translation MTILLVGLGAALGAILRYQLTRIGNHVASEFPLMTFLINLTGSFCLGWLTASQLSQPVTLFLGVGVLGGYTTFSTLNSELSQLWFRRRYHIFFGYWLLTYGLGLLVAAAGFYAGL, from the coding sequence ATGACCATTTTATTAGTTGGTTTGGGGGCAGCGCTGGGCGCCATTTTGCGGTATCAATTGACGCGAATTGGGAATCACGTCGCTAGTGAATTCCCACTGATGACCTTTTTAATCAATCTAACCGGTAGCTTTTGTCTGGGCTGGTTGACCGCATCTCAATTAAGTCAGCCGGTGACGCTCTTTTTAGGCGTCGGTGTGCTTGGCGGGTATACGACCTTTTCAACCTTAAATAGTGAACTGAGCCAATTGTGGTTTCGGCGCCGGTATCATATTTTCTTTGGTTACTGGCTTTTGACCTATGGATTGGGTCTGTTGGTGGCTGCAGCCGGCTTTTATGCTGGTTTATAG
- a CDS encoding cation:proton antiporter family protein produces MTNLALVIVLLAALMTPLLMAKFKMSYLPTAVAEIIVGIILGTSGFHLIVSTPTLTELSTLGVTVLIFLSGMEIDFDLFKKQPTPTDPQLKVQPSPVRLAITSFAFILLISFGLSGLLAWSGLFKDIGLATILFSTIALGVVIAALKEKELLSQPLGQTILLIAVLGEIIPLVALTVYSSLNNPGSKSLWLLSLIFVAAIYLLVRFKGVYHFFARIDKSTTQLDIRLAFFLIITLVSIAEEVGAESILGAFLAGMVMKLLRPREETTDKLTSIGYGFFIPIFFIMTGAKLDLPALLADRKSLSLIPFFFIGFMLSKAATYWVLKRRFKQTNAIAGTFLSATTITLVLPILTVGLNLKTITEQQSGAFTLAAILSCILGPILFNRFYQPTPEDLPRKRVKFIGANIMTIPIAQQLSNGLYTTQLFTDNQGNYEIYHSAADLTLLPDLSEDSLVTSGAFDADIIILGYLNHEQNYRLAQLALDAKVPRIIARFEAKDILDEKYDQLKEQGVEVFNTYEANISLLRSLIETPSTLQIIDNTDAGLFEVTVQNRRFTGLQISNLPFVDQVTISRIYRNQELIMPHGDTQIHLNDHLILTGNKKAVPAIRRQLETRN; encoded by the coding sequence ATGACTAACCTTGCACTTGTCATCGTTTTATTAGCGGCTTTAATGACGCCGCTTCTGATGGCTAAATTTAAAATGTCCTATCTGCCCACCGCCGTCGCCGAAATTATCGTCGGCATTATTTTAGGGACGAGTGGCTTCCATTTAATCGTCTCCACCCCGACTTTAACGGAACTCTCAACGCTGGGCGTGACCGTTTTGATTTTCTTAAGTGGGATGGAAATCGATTTTGACCTCTTTAAAAAACAACCCACACCAACTGACCCCCAACTAAAAGTTCAACCGAGTCCAGTCAGATTAGCGATTACCAGTTTTGCCTTTATCTTGCTGATTTCATTTGGCTTAAGTGGTTTACTCGCTTGGAGTGGCCTCTTTAAAGATATTGGTCTGGCAACCATCCTCTTTTCAACGATTGCCCTCGGTGTCGTAATTGCCGCGCTCAAGGAAAAGGAACTGCTTAGCCAACCACTCGGTCAAACAATTCTCTTGATTGCGGTGTTGGGCGAAATCATTCCGTTGGTCGCATTGACGGTTTATTCATCCCTCAATAACCCCGGTTCGAAAAGTCTCTGGCTCCTATCATTAATTTTCGTTGCTGCGATTTATTTGTTAGTCCGCTTCAAAGGCGTCTATCATTTCTTCGCCCGGATTGATAAATCCACCACGCAACTCGACATCCGTTTGGCTTTCTTCTTAATCATTACACTCGTGTCAATTGCTGAAGAAGTCGGCGCCGAAAGTATTTTAGGGGCCTTCTTAGCCGGAATGGTCATGAAATTATTACGGCCACGCGAAGAAACAACCGATAAGTTAACCTCCATCGGTTACGGCTTTTTCATCCCGATCTTTTTCATCATGACGGGTGCTAAATTGGACCTGCCAGCACTCTTAGCGGATCGTAAATCGTTGTCGTTAATCCCCTTTTTCTTCATCGGTTTTATGCTCTCCAAAGCAGCTACCTACTGGGTTTTAAAACGGCGCTTTAAACAAACTAATGCGATTGCAGGTACTTTTTTAAGTGCGACAACAATTACGTTGGTCTTGCCCATTTTAACGGTGGGTCTAAACTTAAAAACCATTACCGAACAACAATCCGGGGCCTTCACCTTGGCTGCCATTTTAAGTTGTATCCTCGGTCCAATCCTATTCAATCGCTTCTATCAACCAACACCCGAAGATTTACCGCGCAAACGCGTTAAGTTTATCGGCGCCAACATTATGACGATTCCCATTGCCCAACAACTATCAAACGGGCTTTATACCACACAACTCTTCACTGATAACCAAGGCAATTACGAAATCTACCACAGTGCCGCTGACCTGACCTTACTACCAGATCTCAGTGAGGATAGCCTTGTGACATCCGGTGCTTTTGATGCCGATATTATCATCCTCGGTTATCTGAACCATGAACAAAATTATCGCCTCGCCCAACTAGCACTTGACGCTAAGGTGCCCCGGATTATCGCCCGGTTTGAAGCAAAGGATATCTTAGATGAAAAATACGATCAACTTAAGGAACAAGGTGTTGAAGTCTTCAATACTTACGAAGCCAATATCAGCTTACTGCGGAGTTTAATTGAAACACCATCGACGCTTCAAATCATCGACAATACCGATGCCGGACTCTTCGAAGTGACCGTCCAAAACCGACGCTTCACTGGCTTACAGATTTCCAACTTACCATTTGTGGACCAAGTTACTATTAGCCGAATTTACCGCAATCAGGAACTGATTATGCCACATGGTGACACGCAAATTCACTTGAACGATCACTTGATATTAACCGGTAACAAAAAAGCTGTACCAGCGATTAGACGGCAATTAGAAACCCGCAACTAA
- a CDS encoding histidine phosphatase family protein, whose translation MKRITLYLVRHGQTFFNRYNRMQGWSDSPLTEKGIADAELAGKQLSKVNFAQAYSSDRSRAMDTAKIILKKSFYLDTPYTITPHFREEFYGYYEGEDSAKAWYMTGASHDAKTFKEIITKYSLDASKDFMKEADPFNDAENAAEYWARVGKGFKQIRSECSDGDNVLMVSHGTTIRSIVGKFGNGQFDVTVSPMNGSITKVVLTDEGVTVQSYNELTL comes from the coding sequence ATGAAACGCATTACACTCTACTTAGTTCGTCACGGACAAACTTTCTTCAACCGCTACAACCGGATGCAAGGCTGGTCCGATTCACCCCTTACCGAAAAAGGCATCGCAGACGCTGAACTAGCCGGCAAACAACTTTCAAAGGTGAACTTCGCCCAGGCTTACTCAAGTGATCGCAGTCGCGCGATGGATACGGCTAAGATTATTCTTAAAAAGAGTTTCTACCTCGATACACCCTATACAATCACCCCTCATTTCCGCGAAGAATTCTACGGTTACTATGAAGGTGAAGATTCAGCGAAAGCTTGGTACATGACTGGCGCTAGCCACGACGCTAAAACTTTCAAAGAAATCATTACGAAGTACTCACTCGATGCTTCAAAAGACTTCATGAAAGAAGCTGATCCTTTTAACGACGCTGAAAATGCGGCCGAATATTGGGCCCGCGTTGGTAAAGGCTTCAAACAAATTCGCTCAGAATGTTCAGATGGCGATAATGTCTTGATGGTCAGTCATGGCACAACCATTCGCAGTATCGTCGGCAAATTTGGCAATGGTCAATTTGACGTAACGGTGAGCCCGATGAACGGTAGTATCACAAAAGTGGTCCTCACTGATGAAGGCGTCACAGTTCAAAGTTATAATGAATTAACCCTTTAA